A genome region from Mycolicibacterium litorale includes the following:
- a CDS encoding aldehyde dehydrogenase, with the protein MTQTVQTAHKTTWDKLFIGGQWVQPSTDEVIEVFSPATGQKVGQVPLAAAADVDAACAAARKAFDEGPWPRMSPDERAAILGAAVKLMEERGDELKALLAAETGQPQMIVDMMQYGAAMSAFTYYAGAADKFHWTEIRDGIYGQTLVTREPIGVVGAITAWNVPFFLAANKLGPALLAGCTVVLKPAAETPLSVFAMAQMFAEAGLPEGVLSVVPGGPETGRALTASDAIDKFTFTGSSAVGKEIGKLAAEKLKPCTLELGGKSAAIVLEDADLDSTLPMLAFSGVMNSGQACVAQTRILAPRSRYDEVVEKLANFVSAMPVGLPDDPNAAIGPLISEKQRERVEGYIKKGIDEGARVVAGGGRPEGLDGGWFVQPTVFADVDNSMTIAQEEIFGPVLAVIPYDTEDDAVRIANDSVYGLAGSVWTTDNRKALEVASKIRTGTYAVNMYAFDPGAPFGGYKNSGIGRENGPEGIEQYCQAKSTLLPFGYTPE; encoded by the coding sequence GAGGTGTTCTCCCCGGCGACCGGCCAGAAAGTCGGCCAGGTGCCGTTGGCGGCGGCCGCCGACGTCGACGCCGCGTGCGCCGCGGCGCGCAAGGCCTTCGACGAGGGACCGTGGCCGCGGATGTCGCCGGACGAACGCGCGGCGATCCTCGGCGCCGCCGTCAAACTCATGGAGGAGCGCGGTGACGAGCTGAAGGCGCTGCTCGCCGCGGAGACCGGTCAGCCCCAAATGATCGTCGACATGATGCAGTACGGCGCGGCGATGTCGGCGTTCACGTACTACGCGGGCGCGGCCGACAAGTTCCACTGGACCGAGATCCGCGACGGCATCTACGGCCAGACGCTCGTCACCCGCGAGCCGATCGGCGTCGTCGGCGCGATCACCGCGTGGAACGTGCCGTTCTTCCTGGCCGCCAACAAGCTCGGCCCGGCCCTGCTGGCCGGCTGCACCGTGGTGCTCAAGCCGGCCGCCGAGACGCCGCTGTCGGTGTTCGCGATGGCACAGATGTTCGCTGAGGCGGGCCTGCCCGAAGGCGTGCTGTCGGTGGTGCCCGGCGGCCCCGAGACGGGCCGCGCACTGACCGCCAGCGACGCGATCGACAAGTTCACCTTCACCGGGAGCTCCGCGGTCGGCAAGGAGATCGGCAAGCTGGCGGCCGAGAAGCTCAAGCCGTGCACGCTCGAGCTGGGCGGCAAGTCCGCGGCGATCGTGCTCGAGGACGCCGACCTGGATTCGACGTTGCCGATGCTGGCCTTCTCCGGGGTGATGAACTCGGGCCAGGCGTGTGTCGCGCAGACCCGCATCCTCGCGCCGCGCTCCCGCTACGACGAGGTCGTCGAGAAGCTCGCCAACTTCGTCTCCGCGATGCCCGTCGGCCTGCCCGACGATCCGAACGCCGCGATCGGTCCGCTGATCAGCGAGAAGCAGCGCGAGCGGGTGGAGGGCTACATCAAGAAGGGCATCGACGAGGGCGCCCGCGTGGTCGCCGGCGGCGGCCGCCCCGAGGGGCTGGACGGCGGCTGGTTCGTCCAGCCGACGGTGTTCGCCGACGTCGACAACTCGATGACCATCGCCCAGGAGGAGATCTTCGGGCCGGTGTTGGCGGTGATCCCCTACGACACCGAGGACGACGCCGTTCGCATCGCCAACGACTCGGTCTACGGGCTGGCGGGCAGCGTGTGGACGACGGACAACCGCAAGGCGCTCGAGGTGGCGAGCAAGATCCGCACGGGCACCTACGCGGTCAACATGTACGCCTTCGATCCGGGTGCGCCGTTCGGCGGCTACAAGAACTCCGGGATCGGCCGGGAGAACGGCCCGGAGGGCATCGAGCAGTACTGCCAGGCCAAGAGCACGCTGTTGCCGTTCGGCTACACGCCGGAGTAG
- a CDS encoding TetR/AcrR family transcriptional regulator, whose protein sequence is MTNIRTKRGSTRTNMLIGAAEVLRERGAAGVTIDEVLQRSGAPRGSVYYHFPEGRNQIVFEALQFAGESITSLIDEAAAKGGLHLVNRFVEFWDRVLADSDFTAGCPVVAAAIGSAEDGPQLTSVAGAIFGHWRDALTRAFAVDGCEESEAASLAITCIAALEGAVVLCRATRNLDPLRQVHIQLEFLLKSREFIRRNGIPTGN, encoded by the coding sequence ATGACCAACATCCGCACCAAGCGCGGTTCGACGCGCACCAACATGCTGATCGGCGCCGCGGAGGTGCTGCGTGAGCGCGGCGCGGCCGGCGTCACGATCGACGAAGTGCTCCAGCGCAGCGGGGCGCCGCGCGGCAGCGTGTACTACCACTTCCCGGAGGGGCGCAACCAGATCGTCTTCGAGGCCCTGCAGTTCGCCGGGGAGTCCATCACCTCGCTGATCGACGAGGCGGCCGCGAAGGGCGGTCTGCACCTGGTGAACCGGTTCGTCGAGTTCTGGGACCGGGTGCTGGCCGACAGCGACTTCACCGCGGGCTGTCCCGTGGTGGCCGCGGCGATCGGTTCCGCCGAGGACGGACCGCAACTGACGTCGGTGGCCGGGGCGATCTTCGGGCACTGGCGCGATGCGCTGACCCGCGCGTTCGCGGTCGACGGCTGCGAGGAGAGCGAGGCGGCCTCGCTGGCCATCACCTGCATCGCCGCGCTCGAGGGCGCCGTCGTGCTGTGCCGGGCGACCCGCAACCTCGACCCGTTGCGCCAGGTGCACATCCAACTGGAATTCCTGCTCAAATCGCGCGAGTTCATCCGCCGCAACGGCATCCCCACCGGGAACTGA
- a CDS encoding dihydrofolate reductase family protein → MATVYYTASSVDGYIVDENDSLDWLITRDIDPEGPFHYDAFAAGVGALVMGSATYEWIVKNQPGEWMYSQPTWVMTHRPSIVADGHPVQTFEGDVTELHPKLVSAAAGKDVWVVGGGEVAAQFVAAGLVDELIVSYAPCTLGAGSRVLPIRSEWRLVESAVNGEFLCARWRAA, encoded by the coding sequence ATGGCGACCGTGTACTACACCGCGTCGAGTGTGGACGGCTACATCGTCGACGAGAACGACAGCCTGGACTGGCTGATCACCCGGGACATCGACCCGGAGGGACCGTTCCACTACGACGCCTTCGCCGCCGGTGTCGGTGCGCTCGTGATGGGGTCGGCCACCTATGAGTGGATCGTGAAAAACCAACCGGGCGAGTGGATGTACTCGCAACCGACGTGGGTGATGACGCACCGCCCGTCCATCGTCGCCGACGGGCATCCGGTGCAGACCTTCGAGGGCGACGTCACCGAACTGCATCCCAAGCTCGTGTCCGCAGCAGCCGGCAAGGACGTGTGGGTGGTCGGTGGCGGGGAGGTGGCCGCGCAATTCGTGGCCGCGGGTCTCGTCGACGAATTGATCGTCAGCTATGCGCCGTGCACGCTCGGCGCCGGCTCGCGGGTGCTGCCGATCCGCTCGGAGTGGCGGCTGGTCGAGTCGGCCGTGAACGGCGAATTCCTATGTGCGCGTTGGCGAGCCGCGTGA
- a CDS encoding helix-turn-helix domain-containing protein has translation MSTPARRDRLRELLDAVVDAANAEVGDMARSSFASEFHFSREVRRLTGESPAALRRRIILERAAWRLRRGETVAAVAADEGWSSPEVFSRAFRRTFGVPPSRAGDVAFRVPAPNGLHFHPPQSLWLDGDGTDKDPDPSRLMVAHDIADTSYLIERAGLLSDEQWWQDVAPGQVVLHWDGPESSVGAVLGALVWTKEVWLATIEGRDFPDRDTTMTAGRLAERHADIGARWAAMVSECAAAGRMGDTVIDALCDPPESFQLYGIVAHVLTYSAHRRGLVRSMLAGLGVPTEQGDPLDWMRRQ, from the coding sequence GTGAGTACACCGGCGCGGCGGGATCGGCTTCGGGAACTGCTCGACGCCGTGGTCGACGCCGCCAACGCGGAGGTCGGCGACATGGCGCGCAGCAGCTTCGCCTCCGAATTCCACTTCTCGCGCGAGGTGCGCCGGCTCACCGGGGAGTCGCCCGCGGCGCTGCGCCGCCGGATCATCCTGGAACGCGCGGCGTGGCGACTGCGTCGCGGCGAGACCGTCGCCGCCGTCGCCGCCGACGAGGGGTGGTCCTCACCCGAGGTGTTCTCCCGCGCGTTCCGCCGCACGTTCGGCGTACCGCCGTCGCGCGCCGGGGATGTGGCGTTCCGGGTGCCCGCACCCAACGGCCTGCACTTCCACCCGCCGCAGTCGCTGTGGTTGGACGGTGACGGCACGGACAAGGACCCCGATCCGAGTCGGCTGATGGTGGCTCACGACATCGCCGATACGTCCTACCTCATCGAGCGGGCCGGTCTGCTCAGCGACGAACAATGGTGGCAGGACGTGGCGCCCGGTCAGGTGGTGCTCCACTGGGACGGGCCGGAATCCAGCGTCGGTGCGGTGCTGGGCGCGCTGGTGTGGACCAAGGAGGTCTGGCTGGCCACCATCGAAGGCCGCGACTTCCCCGACCGTGACACGACCATGACGGCGGGCCGGCTCGCCGAGCGGCACGCGGACATCGGAGCTCGCTGGGCCGCAATGGTTTCGGAGTGCGCAGCTGCGGGCCGGATGGGCGACACCGTGATCGACGCGCTGTGCGACCCGCCGGAGTCGTTCCAGCTGTACGGGATCGTGGCGCACGTGCTGACCTACTCGGCGCACCGTCGGGGGCTGGTGCGCTCGATGCTCGCCGGGTTGGGCGTCCCGACCGAGCAAGGTGATCCGTTGGACTGGATGAGGAGACAGTGA